The Candidatus Pantoea soli genome window below encodes:
- the rutB gene encoding pyrimidine utilization protein B → MSVVTCAHTRELPQLTLPARPEPIALPPAQSALIVVDMQNAYATPGGYLDLAGFDVSATQPVIKKIHQAVTAARAAGMQIIWFQNGWDDQYVEAGDAGSPNFHKSNALKTMRKQPELQGTLLAKGSWDYALVDELVPQPGDIVLPKPRYSGFFNTPLDSMLRSRGIRHLVFTGIATNVCVESTLRDGFFLEYFGVVLEDATYQAGPPFAQQAAIFNIETFFGWVSDTATFCEALQR, encoded by the coding sequence ATGTCTGTTGTGACCTGTGCCCATACCCGTGAACTGCCGCAGCTGACCCTGCCCGCCCGTCCGGAACCTATTGCACTGCCCCCGGCGCAGAGCGCGCTGATCGTCGTGGATATGCAAAATGCGTATGCCACGCCGGGCGGGTATCTCGATCTGGCCGGATTTGATGTCTCCGCCACCCAGCCGGTGATCAAAAAAATTCATCAGGCGGTTACGGCGGCCCGCGCCGCCGGCATGCAAATTATCTGGTTTCAGAATGGCTGGGACGATCAGTATGTCGAAGCGGGTGATGCCGGCTCCCCGAACTTTCACAAATCCAATGCGCTGAAAACCATGCGTAAACAGCCGGAACTGCAGGGCACGCTGCTGGCAAAAGGCAGCTGGGACTATGCGCTGGTGGATGAGCTGGTGCCGCAGCCGGGCGATATTGTGCTACCCAAACCGCGCTACAGCGGCTTTTTCAATACGCCGCTCGACAGCATGCTGCGCAGTCGCGGCATCCGTCACCTGGTGTTTACCGGCATTGCCACCAACGTGTGCGTGGAATCCACGCTGCGCGACGGCTTTTTCCTTGAGTACTTCGGCGTGGTGCTGGAAGACGCCACCTATCAGGCCGGCCCGCCCTTCGCCCAGCAGGCCGCCATTTTCAATATCGAAACCTTTTTTGGCTGGGTCAGCGACACCGCGACCTTCTGTGAAGCCTTACAACGCTGA
- the rutA gene encoding pyrimidine utilization protein A, giving the protein MKIGVFVPIGNNGWLISTHAPQYQPTFELNKAIVQKAEHYHFDFALSMIKLRGFGGKTEFWDHNLESFTLMAGLAAVTSRIEIYATAATLTLPPAIVARMASTIDSISGGRFGVNLVTGWQKPEYEQMGLWPGDEYFASRYQYLTEYVTVLRDLWGTGQSDFKGQFFTMNDCRVSPRPQKPMKVICAGQSDAGMAFSAQHADYNFCFGKGVNTPAAFAPTAARMKQAAAATGRDVGSYVLFMIIAAETDEAAREKWEHYKAGADEEALAWLTTQSQQDTKSGSDTNVRQMADPTSAVNINMGTLVGSYASVARMLDEVARVDGTQGVLLTFDDFLQGIEDFGERIQPLMACRRALLTAQQEVA; this is encoded by the coding sequence ATGAAAATTGGCGTTTTCGTTCCTATCGGTAACAACGGCTGGCTTATCTCGACCCATGCGCCGCAATATCAGCCTACTTTTGAACTCAATAAAGCCATCGTGCAGAAAGCCGAACACTATCACTTCGATTTTGCGCTCTCGATGATCAAGCTGCGCGGTTTCGGCGGCAAAACAGAGTTCTGGGATCATAACCTCGAATCCTTCACGCTGATGGCTGGCCTGGCCGCCGTCACTTCACGCATTGAAATTTATGCCACGGCCGCCACGCTGACGCTGCCTCCGGCGATCGTCGCACGTATGGCGTCCACCATTGATTCCATCTCCGGTGGCCGCTTTGGCGTCAACCTGGTCACCGGCTGGCAGAAACCCGAGTATGAGCAGATGGGGCTGTGGCCAGGGGATGAGTATTTCGCCAGCCGCTATCAGTACCTGACGGAATACGTCACCGTCCTGCGCGATTTATGGGGCACAGGGCAGAGTGATTTCAAAGGGCAGTTCTTTACCATGAACGACTGCCGTGTCAGCCCGCGCCCGCAGAAACCCATGAAAGTGATTTGTGCCGGTCAGAGCGACGCAGGCATGGCGTTCTCTGCGCAGCACGCCGATTACAACTTCTGCTTTGGTAAAGGCGTCAATACGCCTGCGGCCTTCGCGCCCACGGCGGCGCGTATGAAGCAGGCTGCCGCCGCCACCGGCCGCGATGTCGGCTCCTATGTGCTGTTTATGATCATTGCCGCGGAAACCGACGAGGCCGCCCGGGAGAAATGGGAGCACTACAAAGCCGGCGCTGACGAAGAAGCGCTGGCCTGGCTCACCACCCAGAGCCAGCAGGACACCAAATCCGGCAGCGACACCAACGTGCGTCAGATGGCAGACCCGACATCGGCGGTAAACATCAACATGGGCACGCTGGTGGGCTCGTATGCCAGTGTGGCACGCATGCTGGATGAAGTCGCCCGGGTGGACGGCACGCAGGGCGTGCTGCTGACCTTCGATGATTTCCTGCAGGGGATTGAAGATTTTGGCGAGCGTATTCAGCCGCTGATGGCGTGCCGTCGCGCACTGCTTACCGCACAACAGGAGGTAGCGTAA
- the rutR gene encoding HTH-type transcriptional regulator RutR, whose protein sequence is MKSDEKKPGRRSRAVAAKRAAILEAALTFFSQFGIHGTSLDKVAERAEVSKTNLLYYYPSKEVLYVAVLKEILDVWLAPLRALRHDQDPLAAIRKYIRLKLEVSRDHPQASRLFCLEMLQGAPLLKGELAGDLKALVDDKAAIIERWIAEGRLAGVQPQHLFFLLWATTQHYADFASQVEAITGQTLNDPAFFEQTLENVQRMIIEGIRVR, encoded by the coding sequence GTGAAAAGCGATGAAAAAAAACCGGGACGACGTTCGCGGGCGGTTGCCGCGAAACGTGCAGCCATTCTGGAAGCCGCGCTGACGTTCTTTTCGCAGTTTGGCATTCACGGCACCAGCCTCGACAAAGTGGCGGAGCGTGCCGAGGTGTCGAAAACCAACCTGCTTTACTACTATCCTTCCAAAGAAGTGCTCTACGTGGCGGTGCTGAAAGAGATTCTGGATGTGTGGCTCGCGCCGCTGCGCGCACTGCGTCACGATCAGGATCCGCTGGCCGCTATCCGCAAATATATTCGCCTGAAGCTGGAAGTCTCGCGCGATCATCCGCAGGCCTCGCGGCTGTTCTGTCTGGAGATGCTGCAGGGTGCGCCGCTGCTGAAAGGGGAGCTGGCCGGCGATCTCAAAGCGCTGGTGGATGACAAAGCGGCCATTATTGAACGCTGGATTGCCGAAGGGCGGCTGGCCGGGGTTCAGCCGCAGCACCTGTTTTTTTTACTGTGGGCCACAACCCAGCACTATGCGGATTTTGCCTCGCAGGTCGAAGCCATTACCGGCCAGACGCTGAACGACCCGGCGTTTTTCGAACAGACGCTGGAAAATGTACAGCGCATGATCATTGAGGGGATTCGCGTCCGCTGA
- a CDS encoding metal-dependent hydrolase produces the protein MDSLSQLTLGAAVTVAVMGKRVPLWQSALVGAVAGTLPDLDVFVDHGDAIRNMTLHRTESHALLLLTLIAPLLGWLVAGMTRSRPYWRSWCLAIWLALITHPLLDLTTVYGTQLGLPLTDFPFAIGSMSIVDPLYTLPLLLALGVALWRRDARGLRWNRAGLLVSTLYLGWSMLVQAFATHQIEQALVRQAVQPQQVLVTPTAFNTLVWRTVVMTPERYGEAYWSLLSPSRPLVIRWFDRHAALFEGFRGEWHAERVAWFSHGFYALRQQGTDTLIADLRMGEAPDYTFTFNLGTPQQPAAAPERQPSVRPSLSQAWHKLRERL, from the coding sequence ATGGATTCGCTATCACAACTGACGCTGGGCGCTGCGGTTACCGTAGCGGTGATGGGCAAACGCGTGCCGCTGTGGCAGTCGGCGCTGGTAGGGGCCGTGGCCGGTACGTTGCCGGATCTCGATGTGTTTGTCGATCATGGCGATGCCATCCGCAATATGACGCTGCACCGCACTGAAAGTCATGCGCTGCTGCTGCTGACGCTGATTGCTCCGCTGTTGGGCTGGCTGGTGGCCGGCATGACGCGCAGCCGGCCTTACTGGCGCAGCTGGTGCCTGGCAATCTGGCTGGCGCTGATTACGCATCCTTTGCTCGATCTCACCACGGTATACGGCACGCAGCTGGGCCTGCCGCTGACTGATTTCCCGTTTGCTATCGGCAGTATGTCTATCGTTGATCCGCTTTACACCTTGCCGCTGCTGCTGGCACTGGGCGTGGCGCTGTGGCGGCGTGATGCGCGCGGCTTGCGCTGGAATCGGGCGGGGCTGCTGGTGAGCACGCTCTATCTGGGCTGGAGTATGCTGGTGCAGGCGTTTGCCACCCACCAGATTGAACAGGCGCTGGTGCGTCAGGCGGTGCAGCCGCAGCAGGTGCTGGTCACGCCGACGGCATTCAATACGCTGGTGTGGCGCACGGTGGTGATGACGCCGGAGCGCTACGGTGAAGCTTACTGGTCGCTGTTGTCGCCCTCCCGTCCGCTGGTAATTCGCTGGTTCGACCGGCATGCCGCGCTGTTCGAAGGCTTCAGGGGCGAGTGGCACGCTGAGCGCGTGGCTTGGTTCAGTCATGGCTTTTACGCGCTGCGTCAGCAGGGAACCGACACGCTGATTGCCGATTTACGCATGGGGGAAGCGCCGGATTACACCTTCACCTTTAATCTCGGCACGCCGCAGCAGCCGGCGGCAGCACCCGAAAGACAACCTTCCGTCCGGCCTTCGCTGTCGCAGGCCTGGCATAAGCTGCGTGAACGGCTATAG
- the cycA gene encoding D-serine/D-alanine/glycine transporter yields the protein MVDQSKAVPVEAEQPEKLRRNLHNRHIQLIAIGGAIGTGLFMGSGKTISLAGPSIIFVYMIIGFMLFFVMRAMGELLLSNLEYKSFSDFAADLLGPWAGYFTGWTYWFCWVVTGIADVVAISAYFQLWFPDFSIWMSALLCVFVFLALNIATVKLFGEMEFWFAIIKIVAIVALIVTGIVLVSMHYPSPGGSTAALSNIWDHGGLFPKGLSGFFAGFQIAVFAFVGIELVGTAAAETKDPHKVLPRAINAIPLRIIMFYVLALLVIMAVTPWNQVMPDRSPFVEMFVLIGLPAAASIVNFVVLTSAASSANSGIFSTSRMLYGLAEQGVAHKAFGRLSARAVPTTGLFFSCMCLLAGVALIYLIPDVMTVFTMVTTVSAILFMFVWTIILCSYLAYRKQHPQRHAQSTFKMPLGKLMCWVCMAFFAFVLVLLTLQEDTRQALMVTPLWFVLLTMGWLLRRRKA from the coding sequence ATGGTTGATCAATCCAAAGCGGTGCCCGTTGAGGCCGAACAGCCGGAAAAACTCCGGCGCAACCTGCATAATCGTCACATCCAGCTGATTGCCATCGGCGGTGCTATCGGCACCGGTCTGTTTATGGGCTCCGGCAAAACCATCAGCCTGGCAGGGCCGTCGATCATTTTCGTTTATATGATCATCGGCTTTATGCTGTTTTTCGTCATGCGCGCCATGGGCGAGCTGCTGCTTTCCAACCTTGAGTACAAGTCGTTCAGCGATTTTGCCGCCGACTTACTCGGCCCCTGGGCGGGCTACTTTACCGGCTGGACCTACTGGTTTTGCTGGGTGGTGACCGGCATTGCGGATGTGGTTGCTATCAGCGCCTATTTCCAGCTCTGGTTCCCGGATTTCTCCATCTGGATGAGCGCCCTGCTCTGCGTCTTTGTGTTCCTTGCGCTGAATATCGCCACGGTAAAGCTGTTTGGTGAAATGGAGTTCTGGTTCGCGATTATCAAAATCGTCGCCATTGTGGCGCTGATTGTCACCGGCATTGTGCTGGTCAGCATGCACTACCCTTCCCCTGGCGGCAGCACCGCCGCACTGAGCAATATCTGGGATCACGGCGGCCTGTTCCCGAAAGGGCTGAGCGGCTTTTTTGCCGGCTTCCAGATTGCGGTCTTTGCCTTTGTGGGGATTGAGCTGGTCGGCACGGCGGCAGCGGAAACCAAAGATCCGCATAAAGTGCTGCCGCGCGCCATCAATGCGATTCCCCTGCGTATCATTATGTTTTACGTGCTGGCGCTGCTGGTGATCATGGCCGTGACGCCGTGGAATCAGGTCATGCCCGATCGCAGCCCGTTTGTAGAGATGTTTGTTCTGATCGGCCTGCCTGCAGCGGCGAGTATCGTGAACTTTGTGGTGCTGACTTCTGCGGCATCTTCCGCTAACAGCGGGATCTTTTCCACCAGCCGCATGCTGTATGGCCTGGCGGAACAGGGTGTGGCACATAAAGCCTTTGGCCGGCTCTCCGCCCGCGCGGTGCCTACCACGGGCCTGTTCTTCTCCTGCATGTGCCTGCTGGCAGGTGTCGCGCTGATCTATCTGATTCCGGACGTGATGACGGTATTCACCATGGTGACCACGGTGTCGGCGATCCTGTTTATGTTCGTCTGGACCATCATTCTGTGCAGCTATCTGGCGTACCGTAAACAGCATCCGCAGCGTCATGCGCAGTCAACCTTTAAGATGCCGCTGGGTAAACTGATGTGCTGGGTTTGCATGGCGTTCTTTGCCTTTGTGCTGGTGTTGCTCACGCTGCAGGAAGACACACGCCAGGCACTGATGGTGACGCCACTGTGGTTCGTCCTGCTGACCATGGGCTGGCTGCTGCGCCGGCGCAAAGCCTGA
- a CDS encoding DUF4396 domain-containing protein, producing the protein MLNQLALPFLVVGGCTALMIMKDLFRHPHPVAVMNIVWPLTGLYMPFFGWLAWWYLGRQPSRQAKLALLAPAGPQRYTSWQTIFISTSLSAAACIMGDVLSLPLITLLNHFAINPQLGLQALISLALAFLLGLFFQFLAIRQRERCSFGRALLLAFKTETFPLLIYQSGIFIFMALALKYVLNQQINPLRVPFWFMLQLAMMIGFIFSWPANHFLIKRGLNPAV; encoded by the coding sequence ATGCTGAACCAGTTAGCATTACCTTTCCTTGTTGTGGGCGGCTGCACCGCCCTGATGATCATGAAAGATCTCTTTCGTCATCCGCATCCGGTGGCGGTGATGAATATCGTCTGGCCGCTTACCGGACTCTATATGCCGTTTTTCGGCTGGCTCGCATGGTGGTATCTGGGACGACAACCCTCGCGGCAGGCAAAGCTGGCGCTGCTGGCCCCGGCCGGTCCGCAGCGCTATACCAGCTGGCAGACAATTTTTATTTCCACCTCATTATCGGCTGCGGCCTGTATTATGGGCGATGTCCTGTCATTGCCACTGATCACGCTGTTAAATCATTTCGCAATTAATCCTCAATTAGGATTACAGGCACTGATTAGCCTGGCGCTGGCATTTTTGCTGGGATTATTTTTTCAGTTTCTGGCTATCCGTCAGCGGGAACGCTGTTCATTTGGCCGGGCGCTGTTACTGGCGTTTAAAACAGAAACCTTTCCGCTGCTGATTTATCAGTCGGGCATTTTTATCTTTATGGCGCTGGCCCTGAAATATGTCCTGAATCAGCAAATTAACCCGCTGCGGGTTCCCTTCTGGTTTATGCTGCAGCTGGCGATGATGATCGGCTTTATATTCTCCTGGCCCGCTAACCATTTTCTGATAAAACGCGGCCTCAATCCGGCCGTATGA
- the sdiA gene encoding transcriptional regulator SdiA — translation MTTDNYFVWRGETEKQFQALTEVMQLKSLLQHQIEALGFDAFAFLVQHPVPFTRPRIFLFSTYPSGWVKRYESQNYYAVDPVLVRCQQPGRGVDWNAELFAEAGNLWAEANAAGLMSGFSCSAMASNRAIGILSISSPHPSQTRHKRIQLEVQLHFLAELSLRVLERLNDGSMVVLSKDFSQRELEILKWTAEGKTSAEISLILAISEHTVNFHQKNMQKRFNVSNKTQIACYAAAIGLI, via the coding sequence ATGACAACCGATAATTATTTCGTCTGGCGAGGCGAAACTGAAAAACAATTTCAGGCGCTGACGGAAGTGATGCAGTTGAAATCGCTCTTACAGCATCAGATTGAAGCGCTGGGATTTGATGCCTTCGCCTTTCTGGTCCAGCATCCGGTGCCTTTTACCCGGCCACGCATTTTTTTGTTCAGTACCTATCCGTCAGGCTGGGTCAAACGGTACGAAAGCCAGAATTATTACGCCGTTGATCCGGTGCTGGTGCGCTGCCAGCAGCCGGGACGCGGCGTTGACTGGAACGCCGAGCTGTTCGCAGAAGCGGGTAATTTGTGGGCAGAAGCCAACGCTGCTGGTTTAATGAGCGGCTTTTCTTGTTCTGCGATGGCATCAAATCGTGCCATTGGTATATTATCTATATCATCGCCACATCCCAGTCAGACCCGGCACAAACGTATTCAGCTGGAAGTGCAATTGCATTTTCTGGCGGAGCTCAGTTTGCGCGTTCTGGAACGGCTGAATGATGGTTCGATGGTGGTTTTATCTAAAGATTTTAGCCAGCGCGAGCTGGAAATACTGAAATGGACGGCAGAAGGGAAAACCTCTGCGGAAATTTCGCTTATCCTGGCCATATCAGAGCATACGGTGAATTTTCACCAGAAAAATATGCAAAAGCGTTTTAATGTTTCCAATAAAACGCAGATAGCCTGCTATGCAGCAGCAATCGGCCTGATTTAG
- a CDS encoding acyl-homoserine-lactone synthase, whose translation MKIIQTQLKDMPSSLLAELGTYRYSVFARGEGWSIPPRLSTPGQEYDRYDRSDVTWLIAWTARKGICGCARLLPWHEPEVPEGMVLPFDQDKVWEMSRYSARLEVDAELPLNILWHSVQLAELSGMEYLISSATPMLEKMFAQHQVVYEPLSPGLIQSEDNLFAIRIPVHQPALAEKYRGTRRFSPEEVLPSLGVMVNWQSHN comes from the coding sequence ATGAAAATAATTCAAACACAGCTAAAGGATATGCCGTCCTCACTGTTGGCCGAATTAGGCACTTATCGTTACAGCGTTTTTGCGCGCGGGGAAGGCTGGTCTATTCCGCCGCGTCTGAGTACGCCAGGACAGGAGTACGATCGTTACGATCGCTCTGATGTCACCTGGCTGATTGCATGGACTGCCCGCAAAGGTATCTGCGGCTGTGCACGTCTGCTGCCGTGGCATGAACCGGAAGTCCCGGAAGGCATGGTGCTGCCGTTTGATCAGGATAAAGTCTGGGAGATGTCGCGCTACTCCGCGCGGCTGGAAGTGGATGCCGAACTGCCGCTGAATATTTTGTGGCACTCGGTGCAGCTGGCAGAGCTGAGCGGCATGGAGTATCTGATCAGTTCCGCTACGCCAATGCTGGAAAAAATGTTTGCGCAGCATCAGGTGGTCTATGAGCCGCTGTCGCCAGGACTGATTCAGTCTGAAGATAACCTGTTTGCTATCCGTATTCCGGTGCATCAGCCTGCGCTGGCGGAGAAATACCGCGGCACGCGCCGCTTCAGTCCGGAAGAGGTGCTGCCTTCGCTGGGTGTGATGGTTAACTGGCAGTCACATAACTGA
- a CDS encoding DUF2594 family protein, translated as MSDEDFVTSRDTQALADEVACLKMMVTLILKGMGQADAGKVIINMERYVQNALADKPQAEVFSNTIRQIKTAYRQ; from the coding sequence ATGAGTGATGAAGACTTTGTAACGTCGCGTGATACCCAGGCCCTGGCAGATGAAGTCGCCTGCCTGAAAATGATGGTCACCCTGATTCTCAAAGGCATGGGCCAGGCCGACGCCGGCAAGGTAATCATTAACATGGAGCGCTACGTGCAGAACGCACTGGCAGACAAACCGCAGGCTGAGGTGTTCAGCAATACCATTCGTCAGATTAAAACCGCCTATCGTCAGTAA
- the uvrY gene encoding UvrY/SirA/GacA family response regulator transcription factor: MISLLLVDDHELVRAGIRRILEDMKGLTIAGEVACGEDAVKWCRSNPVDVVLMDMNMPGIGGLEATRKIVRYNPDIRIIMLTIHTENPLPAKVMQAGAAGYLSKGAAPQEVVSAIRSVHAGQRYIASDIAQQMALSQIEPQKAESPFSCLSERELQIMLMITRGQKVTEISEQLNLSPKTVNSYRYRMFSKLNISGDVELTHLAIRHGLFNAEPLISSE; the protein is encoded by the coding sequence TTGATCAGCCTGCTTCTTGTTGATGACCATGAACTGGTACGCGCCGGTATTCGTCGCATACTGGAAGATATGAAGGGACTGACGATTGCCGGGGAAGTGGCCTGTGGTGAAGATGCGGTGAAATGGTGCCGTAGCAACCCGGTGGATGTGGTGCTGATGGACATGAATATGCCCGGTATCGGCGGTCTGGAAGCCACACGCAAAATTGTGCGCTACAACCCGGACATCCGCATCATCATGCTGACCATCCACACCGAGAATCCGCTGCCGGCAAAAGTGATGCAGGCAGGGGCAGCCGGTTACCTCAGTAAAGGCGCCGCCCCGCAGGAAGTGGTCAGCGCTATACGCTCAGTGCATGCGGGCCAGCGTTACATCGCTTCCGACATTGCGCAGCAGATGGCGCTAAGCCAGATTGAACCCCAGAAAGCCGAATCGCCCTTCAGCTGTTTGTCGGAAAGGGAATTGCAGATTATGCTGATGATCACCCGGGGACAAAAGGTGACGGAAATTTCCGAGCAGCTCAATCTCAGTCCTAAAACCGTTAACAGCTATCGCTATCGCATGTTCAGCAAGCTGAATATCAGTGGTGACGTAGAGTTAACGCATCTGGCCATTCGCCATGGCCTGTTCAATGCGGAGCCGTTAATCAGTAGTGAGTGA
- the uvrC gene encoding excinuclease ABC subunit UvrC has translation MSDVFNPKAFLSTVTSQPGVYRMYDATGTVIYVGKAKDLKKRLSSYFRSQVGSRKTEVLVSNIHNIDVTVTHTETEALLLEHNYIKLYQPRYNVLLRDDKSYPYIFLSGDTHPRLAMHRGAKHAKGEYFGPFPNGYAVRETLALLQKVFPIRQCENSVYRNRSRPCLQYQIGRCLGPCVAGLVSEEEYAQQTDYVRLFLAGKDDQVINQLVARMEQASQGMRFEEAARLRDQIQAVRRVTEKQFVSNQGDDLDVMGVAYDAGMACLHVLFIRQGKVLGSRSYFPKVPADTDLSEVVQTFVGQFYLQGSEARTLPADILLDFTLPERELLAESLSELAGRKVTIQSKPRGDRARYLKLARTNAATALTTKLSQHSTIQQRLSALAAFLKLDSIKRMECFDISHTMGEQTIASCVVFNRDGPLRSDYRRYNIEGITPGDDYAAMNQVLRRRYGKALEEDKIPDVILIDGGKGQLAQAKQVFAELEVTWDKHRPILLGVAKGSDRKAGLETLFFEAEGEGISLPPDAPALHVIQHIRDDAHNHAISGHRKKRAKVKNTSALESIEGVGPKRRQQLLKYMGGLQPLMNASVDEIAKVPGISFALAEKIYHSLKH, from the coding sequence GTGAGTGACGTTTTTAATCCCAAAGCCTTTCTCAGCACCGTAACCAGCCAGCCCGGCGTCTACCGTATGTATGACGCAACCGGCACGGTCATCTATGTTGGCAAAGCCAAAGACCTGAAAAAACGCCTGAGCAGCTATTTCCGCAGTCAGGTGGGCAGCCGTAAGACCGAAGTGCTGGTCAGCAATATTCACAACATTGACGTCACGGTGACGCATACCGAAACCGAAGCGCTGCTGCTGGAGCATAACTACATCAAGCTCTACCAGCCGCGCTACAACGTACTGCTGCGCGACGATAAATCCTATCCGTACATTTTCCTCAGCGGCGATACCCATCCGCGTCTGGCGATGCATCGCGGTGCTAAACACGCCAAAGGCGAATACTTTGGCCCGTTTCCTAACGGCTATGCGGTGCGGGAAACGCTGGCGCTGCTGCAAAAAGTGTTTCCGATTCGTCAGTGTGAAAACAGCGTGTATCGCAATCGCTCGCGTCCGTGCCTGCAGTATCAGATTGGCCGTTGCCTCGGGCCGTGCGTGGCCGGCCTGGTGAGCGAAGAGGAGTATGCGCAGCAGACCGACTATGTGCGGCTGTTTCTGGCCGGCAAGGATGACCAGGTGATTAACCAGCTGGTGGCACGTATGGAGCAGGCCAGCCAGGGCATGCGCTTTGAAGAGGCCGCGCGCCTGCGCGATCAGATCCAGGCGGTCCGTCGCGTTACCGAAAAGCAGTTTGTCTCTAATCAGGGGGACGATCTGGACGTCATGGGCGTGGCCTACGATGCCGGTATGGCGTGCCTGCATGTGCTGTTTATCCGCCAGGGTAAGGTGCTCGGCAGCCGCAGCTACTTCCCGAAAGTGCCGGCCGATACTGACCTGAGCGAAGTGGTGCAGACGTTTGTCGGTCAGTTCTATCTGCAGGGCAGTGAAGCGCGGACCCTGCCGGCGGATATCCTGCTCGATTTTACCCTGCCGGAGCGCGAGCTGCTGGCCGAATCGCTGAGCGAGCTGGCCGGGCGCAAAGTGACGATTCAGAGCAAGCCGCGCGGCGATCGCGCCCGCTATCTGAAGCTGGCGCGCACCAACGCGGCCACCGCGCTGACCACGAAGCTGTCGCAGCACTCCACCATTCAGCAGCGGCTGTCGGCGCTGGCTGCGTTCCTGAAGCTGGACAGCATCAAACGCATGGAGTGTTTTGACATCAGCCACACCATGGGCGAGCAGACCATTGCCTCCTGCGTGGTGTTTAACCGCGATGGGCCGCTGCGTTCAGACTACCGCCGCTACAATATCGAAGGGATTACGCCAGGCGATGACTACGCCGCGATGAATCAGGTGCTGCGCCGTCGCTATGGCAAGGCGCTGGAAGAGGACAAAATTCCCGATGTGATTTTAATTGATGGCGGAAAAGGACAGCTGGCGCAGGCGAAGCAGGTGTTTGCTGAGCTGGAGGTTACCTGGGATAAACACCGGCCGATCCTGCTGGGTGTTGCCAAGGGCAGCGATCGTAAAGCCGGCCTGGAAACGCTGTTTTTTGAAGCAGAAGGCGAGGGCATTTCGCTGCCGCCTGACGCGCCGGCGCTGCATGTGATTCAGCACATTCGTGATGACGCTCACAATCATGCAATTTCCGGTCACCGGAAAAAACGCGCCAAAGTGAAAAACACCAGTGCGCTGGAGAGCATCGAAGGGGTAGGGCCGAAACGTCGGCAGCAGCTGCTGAAGTACATGGGTGGCCTGCAACCGCTGATGAACGCCAGCGTGGATGAGATTGCCAAAGTACCCGGGATCTCGTTTGCACTGGCGGAAAAAATCTATCACTCGCTGAAACACTAA
- the pgsA gene encoding CDP-diacylglycerol--glycerol-3-phosphate 3-phosphatidyltransferase has product MQFNIPTCLTLFRVVLIPFFVLAFYLPFHWAPFATALIFVIAAVTDWFDGFLARRWKQTTRFGAFLDPVADKVMVAMALVLVAEYFHAWWITLPAATMIAREIIISALREWMAEIGKRSSVAVSWIGKVKTTAQMLSLFALLWRPDATVVGVGVVALYIAAVLTFWSMFQYLSAARGDLLDS; this is encoded by the coding sequence ATGCAATTTAACATTCCGACGTGTCTTACCCTGTTTCGAGTCGTGCTGATTCCTTTCTTTGTGCTGGCGTTTTATCTGCCCTTTCACTGGGCTCCCTTTGCGACGGCGCTGATTTTTGTGATTGCTGCGGTAACCGACTGGTTTGATGGCTTCCTGGCACGTCGCTGGAAGCAGACCACGCGTTTTGGCGCGTTCCTTGACCCGGTGGCCGATAAAGTCATGGTGGCGATGGCGCTGGTGCTGGTGGCTGAATATTTTCATGCCTGGTGGATTACGCTGCCGGCGGCAACCATGATTGCGCGTGAGATTATCATTTCCGCGCTGCGTGAATGGATGGCGGAAATCGGCAAGCGCAGCAGCGTCGCGGTTTCATGGATCGGCAAAGTAAAAACCACGGCGCAGATGCTGTCGCTGTTTGCTCTGCTGTGGCGTCCTGATGCCACCGTGGTCGGGGTTGGCGTGGTGGCGCTGTACATCGCCGCGGTGCTGACTTTCTGGTCAATGTTCCAGTATCTGAGCGCGGCGCGCGGCGATTTGCTCGATAGCTGA